Proteins encoded in a region of the Cyanobium sp. AMD-g genome:
- a CDS encoding DUF3136 domain-containing protein encodes MPPPADQLPAADGSAELRDLEDRYGSYCRAMRMLAREGKSLKTVQRTVCWQQLARLHDCRPARYQEPDALYLRLCREGGNGGAAATRR; translated from the coding sequence ATGCCACCTCCAGCCGACCAGCTCCCCGCCGCCGACGGATCCGCCGAACTCCGGGATCTGGAGGATCGCTACGGCTCCTACTGCCGGGCCATGCGCATGCTGGCGCGGGAAGGCAAGAGCCTCAAGACGGTGCAGCGGACCGTGTGCTGGCAGCAGCTGGCCCGCCTGCACGACTGCCGCCCGGCCCGCTACCAGGAACCCGACGCCCTGTATCTGAGACTGTGCCGGGAAGGCGGGAACGGCGGTGCTGCGGCGACCAGGCGCTGA